The following proteins are encoded in a genomic region of Triticum dicoccoides isolate Atlit2015 ecotype Zavitan chromosome 1B, WEW_v2.0, whole genome shotgun sequence:
- the LOC119334243 gene encoding WAT1-related protein At3g02690, chloroplastic-like: MSTAAPFRLLLPLHPPLTPRRHSAPVLPSVPRRGTVPSPRLRLRLRLAAGGGDAPPPAADELDCVGTGSDVECVVDGDPGAEEGVAPALAGREWWEWVSLVSPFFFWGTAMVAMKGVIPKTGPFFVAALRLLPAGALVVAFAAARGRKQPSGWAAWGAIAAFGLIDAACFQGFLTEGLQKTSAGLGSVIIDSQPLTVAILAALFFGESIGAIGAGGLVLGVVGLLLLEVPALSVEGNNTSVWGSGEWWMFLSAQSMAVGTIMVRWVSKYSDPIMATGWHMVLGGIPLLVISVLNHDPALNGHIQELTWSDIAALGYTSIFGSAVSYGVYFYNATRGSLTTLSSLTFLTPMFASIFGFLYLGETFAPEQIGGALLTLVAIYMVNYKSIIGEK, from the exons ATGTCCACCGCCGcgcccttccgcctcctcctcccgctccaccCACCACTAACTCCCAGACGCCATTCCGCTCCCGTTCTCCCCTCTGTCCCACGCCGCGGCACCGTCCCCAgcccccgcctccgcctccgtctccgtctcGCAGCCGGGGGCGGCGATGCGCCTCCGCCCGCAGCCGACGAACTCGACTGCGTGGGCACGGGCAGCGACGTCGAGTGCGTCGTCGACGGCGACCCTGGGGCGGAGGAGGGGGTCGCCCCGGCGCTCGCGGGGAGGGAGTGGTGGGAGTGGGTGTCGCTGGTGTCGCCCTTCTTCTTCTGGGGCACGGCCATGGTGGCCATGAAGGGGGTCATACCCAAGACGGGGCCCTTCTTCGTCGCCGCGCTCCGCCTGCTCCCCGCTGGCGCGCTCGTCGTCGCCTTCGCGGCCGCGCGGGGCAGGAAGCAGCCCTCTGGGTGGGCCGCCTGGGGCGCCATCGCCGCCTTCGGTCTCATCGACGCCGCCTGCTTCCAG GGCTTTCTCACCGAGGGCTTGCAGAAGACATCGGCTGGCCTCGGAAGC GTCATAATTGACTCCCAACCATTGACGGTTGCTATCCTTGCAGCACTATTCTTCGGAGAGTCTATCGGGGCGATAGGAGCTGGGGGGCTCGTGCTGGGTGTTGTTGGGCTTTTGCTCCTCGAG GTTCCAGCACTGTCAGTTGAAGGAAACAACACATCAGTCTGGGGGAGTGGAGAATGGTGGATGTTCCTCTCGGCCCAAAGCATGGCAGTCGGAACTATCATGGTTCGCTGGGTATCAAAGTATTCTGATCCAATCATGGCAACAGGATGG CACATGGTACTAGGTGGGATTCCTTTGTTGGTTATATCTGTTCTTAATCACGATCCTGCTCTTAATGGACACATTCAAGAACTTACATGGAGTGACATAGCAGCTCTGGGTTATACATCTATATTCGGCAGTGCTGTCAGCTATGGTGTCTACTTCTACAATGCTACAAGAG GTAGTTTGACCACGCTTAGTTCTCTTACTTTCTTGACTCCTATGTTCGCCTCCATTTTTGG GTTCCTCTATCTGGGAGAGACCTTCGCACCTGAGCAGATCGGTGGTGCACTTCTGACATTGGTTGCCATCTATATGGTTAATTACAAGAGTATTATAGGCGAGAAGTAA